In the Aliarcobacter cryaerophilus genome, one interval contains:
- the gdhA gene encoding NADP-specific glutamate dehydrogenase, whose protein sequence is MANINELLEYLKRTSPGQDEFHQAAEEVLHSLEPLFEKYPKYKENKVLERLVEPERQIMFRVTWVDDKGEIQINKGYRIQFSSTLGPYKGGLRFHPSVNTGIIKFLGFEQIFKNALTGLQIGGGKGGSDFDPKGKSDNEIMAFCQAFMTELYRHIGATTDVPAGDIGVGGREIGYMFGMYKKLANTYDGTLTGKSLKWGGSLARTEATGYGCVYFAKNMLESRGESLKGKRCTVSGSGNVSIYTIEKLYHLGALPITCSDSSGMILDEEGIDLDLLKELKENQRARLTEYVKYRKNAKYIPVSDYPKGRNAVWSVPCFAAFPSATQNELNLEDAKELIKNGCVCVSEGANMPSTNEAVDFFVAQKIAYGPGKAANAGGVATSQLEMAQNASMVSWTFEEVDAKLEKIMKHIFDTASATAKEFGEPTNLVLGANIAGFRRVADAMIEQGIV, encoded by the coding sequence ATGGCAAATATAAACGAACTTTTAGAATATCTAAAAAGAACAAGTCCTGGACAAGATGAGTTTCATCAAGCTGCTGAAGAGGTTTTACATTCACTAGAACCACTATTCGAAAAATATCCAAAATATAAAGAGAATAAAGTTTTAGAAAGATTAGTTGAACCTGAAAGACAAATAATGTTTAGAGTTACTTGGGTTGATGATAAAGGAGAAATCCAAATCAACAAAGGTTATAGAATACAATTTAGTTCGACTTTAGGGCCATACAAAGGTGGATTAAGATTTCACCCAAGTGTAAACACTGGAATTATTAAATTTTTAGGGTTTGAACAAATATTCAAAAATGCTTTAACAGGTCTTCAAATTGGTGGAGGAAAAGGTGGAAGTGACTTTGATCCAAAAGGTAAATCAGATAATGAAATAATGGCGTTTTGTCAAGCTTTTATGACTGAACTTTACAGACACATTGGAGCAACTACAGATGTTCCAGCTGGAGATATTGGTGTTGGTGGAAGAGAAATCGGATATATGTTTGGTATGTATAAAAAACTTGCAAACACATATGATGGAACTTTAACAGGTAAATCTCTAAAATGGGGTGGATCACTTGCAAGAACTGAAGCAACTGGTTATGGTTGTGTATATTTTGCAAAAAATATGCTTGAATCTAGAGGAGAAAGTTTAAAAGGTAAAAGATGTACAGTTTCTGGTTCTGGAAATGTATCTATTTATACTATTGAAAAACTATATCACTTAGGTGCATTACCAATTACTTGTAGCGATTCATCTGGAATGATTTTAGATGAAGAAGGTATTGATTTAGACCTTTTAAAAGAGTTAAAAGAGAACCAAAGAGCTAGATTAACTGAGTATGTAAAATATAGAAAAAATGCAAAATATATTCCAGTTTCAGATTATCCAAAAGGTAGAAATGCAGTTTGGTCAGTTCCATGTTTCGCAGCATTCCCAAGTGCAACACAAAATGAATTAAATTTAGAAGATGCTAAAGAATTAATTAAAAATGGTTGTGTTTGTGTAAGCGAAGGTGCAAATATGCCTTCAACAAATGAAGCTGTTGATTTCTTTGTTGCACAAAAAATTGCATATGGACCAGGAAAAGCAGCAAACGCTGGTGGAGTTGCTACAAGTCAATTAGAGATGGCACAAAATGCTTCTATGGTTTCTTGGACTTTTGAAGAGGTTGATGCAAAACTAGAAAAAATTATGAAACATATTTTTGATACAGCAAGCGCAACTGCAAAAGAGTTTGGAGAGCCAACAAACCTTGTTTTAGGAGCAAATATTGCTGGATTTAGAAGAGTAGCTGATGCTATGATTGAGCAAGGAATTGTTTGA
- the murI gene encoding glutamate racemase, with the protein MKVGVFDSGLGGLTVLNAIIKQLKGAEIFYIADTLYAPYGDKNKDEIFSRSEKITNFLLKNYEIDALVIACNTATSVAIKHLREVFPSLIIIGTEPGIKPAINNTKTKNIGILATASTLKGEKYQLLANELTTKSEVTLHEQACIGLVEQIENGEINSLKTYTMLENWLKPMLHNKVDTIVLGCTHYPLVKKTILDIVGEDVLLIDTGDAIAKRVVALSQDLQNHNKNALNIEILYTGKINSDMVKIILGKNKFEMRKCEL; encoded by the coding sequence TTGAAAGTAGGAGTTTTTGATTCGGGTCTTGGTGGATTAACTGTACTAAATGCAATTATTAAACAACTAAAAGGTGCCGAAATATTTTACATAGCTGATACTTTATATGCACCTTATGGTGATAAAAATAAAGATGAAATATTTTCAAGATCTGAAAAAATTACAAATTTTTTATTAAAAAATTATGAAATAGATGCACTTGTAATTGCTTGCAATACAGCTACATCAGTTGCAATAAAGCATTTAAGAGAAGTTTTTCCCTCTTTAATAATTATTGGTACTGAACCTGGAATAAAACCAGCAATAAATAATACAAAAACAAAAAATATTGGTATTCTAGCAACAGCTTCAACTCTAAAAGGTGAAAAATATCAACTTCTAGCAAATGAATTAACAACAAAAAGTGAAGTAACTTTGCATGAACAAGCATGTATTGGTTTAGTTGAACAGATTGAAAATGGTGAGATAAATAGTTTAAAAACTTACACTATGCTTGAAAATTGGCTAAAGCCAATGCTTCACAACAAAGTTGATACAATTGTTTTAGGTTGCACACATTATCCTTTAGTAAAAAAAACAATTCTTGATATTGTAGGTGAAGATGTTCTTTTAATTGATACAGGTGATGCAATTGCAAAAAGAGTTGTAGCTCTAAGTCAAGATTTACAAAACCATAATAAAAATGCTTTAAATATAGAGATTTTATACACTGGAAAGATAAATTCAGATATGGTAAAAATAATTTTAGGAAAAAACAAATTTGAAATGAGGAAATGTGAATTATGA
- a CDS encoding DNA polymerase III subunit gamma/tau, producing MSPNIKDDRVLALKYRPEKFEDLIGQNTISQTLSLALDSKRLSHAYLFSGLRGSGKTSTARIMAKALLCENGPTSHPCEVCENCLSAKSGKHLDIIEMDAASNRGIDDIKELIEHTKYKPNIARYKVFIIDEVHMLTTQAFNALLKTLEEPPAFVKFILATTDALKLPATILSRTQHFRFNKISQSDVVHHLSHILNIENIEFEKDALEILARSGQGSLRDTLTLLDQAIIFSKGRVATSSVVDMLGLINPALMEKIFKVILNKEDINPLLWELQSYEVGQICDEIAIFLKDKMISKDVKFDITLFDRFFRILSEAKYLLALNSDDGFVLILTLLKLIEATNLKSIDEIIEQIEKIPTKPEIKSDINIELKSEIKKESNYKEEVILEDSKIENSNFEEISYIPFEEETNKNSDKYQLLIEKVYDRDPILGECFERNFIFDGFSNNILNIISYAKDEDRQLLFKYFGLIKSFAQDIFGLNIELNFKKEEATLLNEPKKENDSFLNETGSMIEDIELGSGCVADMTKSINEAISSKELQIDDILNSKMLNKAKELFDIKKITVKSRS from the coding sequence ATGAGTCCAAATATAAAAGATGATAGAGTTTTAGCTCTTAAATACAGACCTGAAAAATTTGAAGACCTAATAGGACAAAATACAATTTCTCAAACTTTAAGTCTTGCTTTGGATAGTAAAAGATTATCTCATGCATATTTGTTTTCTGGACTTAGAGGAAGTGGAAAAACTTCAACAGCTAGAATTATGGCTAAAGCACTTTTATGCGAAAATGGACCAACTAGCCACCCTTGTGAAGTTTGTGAAAACTGCCTTAGTGCAAAAAGTGGAAAACATCTTGATATTATTGAAATGGATGCTGCAAGTAATAGAGGAATTGATGATATAAAAGAGTTAATAGAGCATACAAAATACAAACCTAATATTGCAAGATATAAAGTTTTTATTATAGATGAAGTTCATATGCTTACAACTCAAGCTTTTAATGCTCTGCTTAAAACTTTAGAAGAGCCTCCAGCTTTTGTAAAATTTATACTTGCAACAACTGATGCTTTAAAACTTCCAGCAACAATTCTTAGTCGAACTCAACACTTTAGATTTAATAAAATATCTCAAAGTGATGTAGTTCATCATCTTTCTCATATTTTAAATATAGAAAATATTGAATTTGAAAAAGATGCTTTAGAAATACTTGCAAGAAGTGGACAAGGAAGCTTAAGAGACACATTGACTCTTCTTGACCAAGCTATTATTTTCTCAAAAGGAAGAGTTGCAACCTCTAGTGTCGTTGATATGCTAGGATTAATAAATCCAGCTTTAATGGAAAAAATATTTAAAGTAATCTTAAATAAAGAAGATATAAATCCCTTGCTTTGGGAGCTTCAATCATATGAAGTTGGTCAAATTTGTGATGAGATTGCAATCTTTTTAAAAGATAAGATGATTTCAAAAGATGTTAAATTTGATATTACTTTATTTGATAGATTTTTTAGAATTTTAAGTGAGGCAAAATATCTTTTAGCTTTAAATAGTGATGATGGGTTTGTATTAATTCTAACTTTGCTTAAACTAATTGAAGCAACTAACTTAAAAAGTATAGATGAAATTATAGAACAAATAGAAAAGATACCTACAAAACCTGAAATTAAGAGTGATATAAATATAGAATTAAAATCGGAAATTAAAAAAGAGTCAAATTATAAAGAAGAAGTTATTTTAGAAGATTCTAAAATTGAAAATAGCAACTTTGAAGAGATTTCATATATACCTTTTGAGGAAGAGACAAACAAAAATAGTGATAAGTATCAACTACTAATAGAAAAAGTTTATGATAGAGACCCTATTTTAGGAGAATGTTTTGAAAGAAATTTTATTTTTGATGGTTTTTCAAATAATATTTTAAATATCATATCTTATGCAAAAGATGAAGATAGACAACTCCTTTTTAAATATTTTGGACTTATTAAATCATTTGCTCAAGATATTTTTGGATTAAATATTGAGTTAAATTTTAAAAAGGAGGAGGCCACCTTACTAAATGAGCCTAAAAAAGAGAATGATAGTTTTTTAAACGAAACTGGTTCAATGATTGAAGATATAGAATTAGGAAGTGGATGTGTTGCAGATATGACAAAAAGTATTAATGAAGCGATATCTTCTAAAGAGTTACAAATTGATGATATTTTAAATTCAAAAATGCTAAATAAAGCAAAAGAGTTATTTGATATTAAAAAAATTACAGTAAAATCGAGAAGTTGA
- a CDS encoding DsbA family protein has product MNKLTKLLVLSSIASATLFANDNLVIDFEKKRLSQNPNVKASNIKIFYKKELEAKGWYGYILDFDAVIQDKNMKVKDTLFSDGKVVATDLFDITTSKSLKSTIVPNITDKYYQKSKLVAGSEKAKDKIVIFSDPLCPFCAQYVPEVIEFVNKNSDNIALYYYAFPLTHIHPASTTLSKLIDIAKTKLGQEAVLKAYKVDWSKHFAPSTTDEKTILDAFNKELETNIKVQDLSKKEIVANLEKEIASGDDLLVSGTPTIYVNGEIDPTKELYKSLIKK; this is encoded by the coding sequence ATGAACAAACTTACAAAATTATTAGTTTTAAGCTCAATAGCTAGTGCAACTCTATTTGCAAATGATAACTTAGTAATTGATTTTGAAAAAAAGAGATTATCACAGAACCCAAATGTTAAAGCAAGCAATATAAAGATTTTTTATAAAAAAGAGCTTGAAGCGAAAGGATGGTATGGTTATATTTTAGATTTTGATGCAGTAATTCAAGATAAAAATATGAAAGTAAAAGATACTTTATTTAGTGATGGAAAAGTTGTAGCAACAGATTTATTTGACATAACAACATCAAAATCACTTAAATCTACTATTGTTCCAAATATAACTGATAAATACTATCAAAAATCAAAGCTAGTAGCTGGAAGTGAAAAAGCAAAAGATAAAATTGTTATTTTTTCAGATCCTCTTTGCCCATTTTGTGCACAATATGTTCCAGAAGTTATAGAATTTGTAAATAAAAATAGTGATAATATTGCACTTTATTACTACGCTTTCCCTCTAACTCACATACATCCAGCATCTACAACATTATCTAAATTAATTGATATAGCAAAAACGAAATTAGGTCAAGAGGCTGTTTTAAAGGCATATAAAGTTGATTGGTCAAAACATTTTGCTCCATCAACTACTGATGAAAAAACTATTTTAGATGCATTTAACAAAGAGTTAGAGACAAATATTAAAGTTCAAGATTTAAGTAAAAAAGAGATAGTTGCTAACCTTGAAAAAGAGATAGCTTCAGGTGATGATCTTTTAGTTAGTGGAACTCCAACTATTTATGTTAATGGTGAGATTGACCCAACAAAAGAGTTATATAAATCTTTAATTAAAAAATAA
- the hemC gene encoding hydroxymethylbilane synthase — protein MEKLVIATRRSQLALWQSEYIKAELLKHYPNMEVELQEFTTKGDKILDVPLAKIGGKGLFTKELEVAMLEGSAHLAVHSLKDVPTQFEDGLVLAAVSKRFNPQDALLSNKYKTIEELPKGAVVGTTSLRRRMAIKMLRPDIELKDLRGNINTRIAKLNAGEYDAIILAATGIEKLHLQNEVKYFTPISTDVMIPSMGQATLGIETTNDPKIIEIVKVLNDKNAQIESTIERGFVDTLQGGCQVPIGVKATIQDEKSVKISAIVGLPDGTEYIKDEKIIDINSFESAGRDFANEFIKKGAVELLKRAEAMAFK, from the coding sequence ATGGAAAAACTTGTAATTGCAACTAGAAGAAGCCAATTAGCACTTTGGCAAAGTGAGTATATAAAAGCTGAACTTTTAAAACACTATCCAAATATGGAAGTAGAGCTTCAAGAGTTTACTACAAAAGGGGATAAGATTTTAGATGTTCCTTTGGCAAAAATTGGTGGAAAAGGGCTTTTTACAAAAGAGCTTGAAGTTGCAATGCTTGAAGGAAGTGCTCATTTAGCTGTTCACTCACTAAAAGATGTACCAACACAGTTTGAAGATGGGCTTGTTCTTGCTGCTGTTTCAAAGAGATTTAATCCACAAGATGCACTTTTAAGTAATAAATACAAAACAATTGAAGAGTTACCAAAAGGTGCTGTTGTTGGAACTACGAGTTTAAGAAGAAGAATGGCTATAAAGATGTTAAGACCTGATATTGAACTTAAAGATTTAAGAGGAAATATCAATACAAGAATAGCAAAACTAAATGCAGGTGAGTATGATGCAATAATACTTGCAGCAACTGGAATAGAGAAGTTGCATTTACAAAATGAGGTAAAATATTTCACTCCTATTTCAACAGATGTTATGATTCCATCTATGGGACAAGCAACTTTAGGAATTGAGACAACAAATGATCCAAAAATAATTGAGATAGTAAAAGTTTTAAATGATAAAAATGCGCAAATTGAATCAACAATAGAGAGAGGTTTTGTAGATACTTTACAAGGTGGTTGTCAAGTTCCAATTGGTGTAAAAGCAACAATTCAAGATGAAAAAAGTGTAAAAATATCTGCAATTGTAGGACTTCCTGATGGAACGGAATATATAAAAGATGAAAAAATTATAGATATAAACTCTTTTGAGAGTGCTGGAAGAGATTTTGCAAATGAGTTTATAAAAAAAGGTGCAGTTGAGCTTCTAAAAAGAGCTGAAGCTATGGCTTTTAAATAA
- a CDS encoding hydrolase codes for MRIKIEDTLFCLVDVQEKLFPHIGNKDELLRTLPILVKGMKTLDVPIIVNEQYKKGIGETIEPLKELVTEYATYEKTTFSGCQNSDILNAFKKSGKKNIVVAGIETHVCVLQTCIDLLENGFNVILVTNCCGSRTKLDHKMAIKRLIQAGVVPTTYESILFELTLDSKNPNFKEISSLIK; via the coding sequence ATGAGAATAAAAATCGAAGATACACTTTTTTGTTTAGTTGATGTTCAAGAAAAGCTTTTCCCACATATTGGAAATAAAGATGAGCTTTTAAGAACTCTTCCAATACTTGTAAAGGGTATGAAAACTTTAGATGTTCCTATTATTGTAAATGAGCAGTATAAAAAAGGAATTGGGGAAACAATAGAGCCTTTAAAAGAGCTTGTAACTGAATACGCTACTTACGAAAAAACTACCTTTTCAGGATGTCAAAATAGTGATATTTTAAATGCTTTTAAAAAATCTGGTAAAAAAAATATTGTTGTTGCTGGAATAGAGACTCATGTTTGTGTTCTTCAAACTTGTATTGATTTACTTGAAAATGGATTTAATGTTATTTTAGTAACAAACTGTTGTGGAAGTAGAACAAAGCTTGACCACAAAATGGCAATTAAAAGATTAATTCAAGCAGGTGTAGTTCCTACAACTTATGAATCAATTTTATTTGAGCTAACTTTAGATTCTAAAAATCCAAACTTTAAAGAAATATCTTCACTAATAAAATAG
- a CDS encoding PD-(D/E)XK nuclease family protein, whose protein sequence is MLSKKKLIIFPTQRAIRNYLEKKKSLNTLLPTCLTIDDFLKKSIYLENKIYCDEEQRVLLLSEAIKDVDIKKLGISSSFTKFLTQSEYIYRFFLEISSEGIDINEIKTKDTYEFYGEHLAILSEVLKNYKKLLDKNLFVDRLNLRENYRINLEYLELFEDITIYFEGYFTKQEFEMILEISKIKDLKINFFSNIYNQKSLQVFKNMDFELKLDHIYTINLSKKEIISEILLEKTNKNIEIKGFSSRLNQLSYIKSSIVNCVNFGINPNKIAVILPDESFAATLELFDRENYFNFAMGKTILNKNIYQKSNAIYNYILENELKNIENIKFLNLDFEFIEKEIKPFWNKVCTKERFIQITDFLKNLEQNLEILEKYDEIVYKLNFVLFSQNFNLKLKDIYKIFLQKLAKISLDDAHSGKITVMGLLETRLIDFDAIIICDFNNSFIPKISLKDKFLSTKVKYLANLPTKIDRENLQKYYYKRLIDSSKNIFISYVESKEDDISKFAYELFSDIKISTNDDEYKDILYKSRKLEYKDEEIFLNIDLTKQTWSASGLKMFLECKRKWYLNYILKLKEHTISKLPKSFELGNIVHSILEEYYKNENSNIDEIFLKYKSSNPFLILDLEVFKHNIKKLLEDDKKRLETREIVEIEKKFSVNFNEFELIGVIDRVDKFEDSYELIDYKTSRSLKIDTINTYSKSCDFQLEFYFLAIKNLYETTNIKAFYYDIFENSLKQEVVLNEKLELLQIIFDDLKNQSKSKIDFCKTEDKAICTYCTYKTICNRE, encoded by the coding sequence ATGCTAAGTAAAAAAAAACTTATAATTTTTCCTACGCAAAGGGCAATTAGAAACTATTTAGAGAAGAAAAAATCTCTAAATACTCTTTTGCCAACTTGCCTTACAATTGATGATTTTTTAAAAAAATCTATATATCTTGAAAATAAAATTTATTGTGATGAAGAGCAAAGAGTACTTCTTTTAAGTGAAGCTATAAAAGATGTTGATATTAAGAAACTAGGAATTAGTTCTAGTTTTACAAAATTTTTAACTCAAAGTGAATATATATATAGATTTTTTTTAGAAATATCAAGTGAAGGTATTGATATAAATGAGATTAAAACAAAAGATACTTATGAGTTTTATGGTGAACATTTAGCAATATTAAGTGAAGTTTTAAAAAACTATAAAAAACTTTTGGATAAAAATTTATTTGTTGATAGATTAAATTTGAGAGAAAATTATAGGATAAATTTAGAATATCTAGAACTTTTTGAAGATATTACAATATATTTTGAAGGATATTTTACAAAACAAGAGTTTGAAATGATTCTAGAAATATCTAAAATTAAAGATTTAAAAATAAACTTTTTCTCAAATATTTATAATCAGAAATCTCTTCAAGTATTTAAAAATATGGATTTTGAACTAAAATTAGATCATATTTATACGATTAATCTTTCTAAAAAAGAGATTATTAGCGAAATATTATTAGAAAAAACTAATAAAAATATTGAAATCAAAGGTTTTTCATCAAGACTAAATCAACTTTCATATATCAAATCATCAATAGTGAATTGTGTTAATTTTGGTATAAATCCGAATAAAATTGCAGTTATATTACCTGATGAGAGTTTTGCTGCTACTTTAGAGCTTTTTGATAGAGAAAACTACTTTAACTTTGCTATGGGTAAAACTATTTTAAATAAAAATATATATCAAAAATCAAATGCAATATATAATTATATATTAGAAAATGAGTTAAAAAATATAGAAAATATAAAGTTTTTGAATTTAGATTTTGAATTTATAGAAAAAGAGATTAAACCTTTTTGGAATAAAGTTTGTACAAAAGAGAGATTTATACAAATAACAGATTTTTTAAAAAATCTTGAGCAAAATTTAGAGATACTAGAAAAATATGATGAGATAGTATATAAACTAAATTTTGTATTATTTTCACAAAATTTTAATCTAAAACTAAAAGATATTTATAAAATCTTTCTTCAAAAATTAGCAAAAATATCTTTAGATGATGCACATTCAGGAAAAATAACAGTTATGGGACTTCTTGAAACACGGCTTATAGATTTTGATGCTATTATTATTTGTGATTTTAATAACTCATTTATTCCAAAAATTTCATTAAAAGATAAATTTTTATCTACAAAAGTAAAATATTTGGCAAATTTACCAACAAAAATTGATAGAGAGAACCTTCAAAAATATTATTATAAAAGATTGATAGACTCTTCAAAGAATATATTTATCTCTTATGTTGAATCAAAAGAAGATGATATTTCAAAGTTTGCTTATGAGTTATTTTCTGATATAAAAATCTCAACAAATGATGATGAATATAAAGATATTTTATACAAGAGTAGAAAGCTTGAATATAAAGATGAAGAGATTTTTTTAAATATTGATTTGACAAAACAAACTTGGTCAGCAAGTGGCTTAAAAATGTTTTTAGAGTGTAAAAGAAAGTGGTATTTAAACTATATTTTAAAACTAAAAGAACATACAATTTCTAAACTTCCGAAGAGTTTTGAACTTGGTAATATAGTACATAGTATTCTTGAAGAGTACTATAAAAATGAGAATTCAAATATAGATGAAATTTTTTTAAAATATAAAAGTAGCAATCCTTTTTTAATTCTTGATTTAGAAGTTTTTAAACATAACATTAAAAAACTTTTAGAAGATGATAAAAAGAGATTAGAAACTAGAGAAATAGTTGAGATTGAAAAGAAATTTTCTGTAAATTTTAATGAATTTGAATTAATTGGAGTTATAGATAGAGTTGATAAATTTGAAGATAGTTATGAGCTAATAGATTATAAAACTTCAAGAAGCTTGAAAATAGATACAATAAATACATATAGCAAATCTTGTGATTTTCAATTAGAGTTTTATTTTTTAGCAATAAAAAATTTGTATGAAACGACAAATATAAAAGCCTTTTACTATGATATTTTTGAAAATAGTTTGAAGCAAGAAGTTGTTTTAAATGAAAAATTGGAACTTTTGCAAATTATTTTTGATGATTTAAAAAATCAAAGTAAAAGTAAAATTGATTTTTGTAAAACTGAAGATAAAGCTATTTGTACTTATTGTACTTATAAAACTATTTGTAATAGGGAGTAG
- a CDS encoding DUF4006 family protein, whose product MANNTQMNENERGIFKLHGITGMLIAVVLLLTILAVLVFNGVLVQQREASNAYQINQDLNALKANSPDNYKHYQLIGNGK is encoded by the coding sequence ATGGCAAATAATACACAAATGAATGAAAATGAAAGAGGAATTTTTAAATTACACGGTATAACAGGAATGTTAATAGCTGTTGTTTTACTTTTAACAATTCTTGCAGTATTAGTTTTTAATGGTGTTTTAGTTCAGCAAAGAGAAGCTTCTAATGCTTATCAAATTAATCAAGACTTAAATGCTTTAAAAGCCAATAGTCCTGATAACTATAAACATTACCAATTAATTGGTAATGGTAAATAA
- a CDS encoding c-type cytochrome codes for MKSMVIGGIILIIALMAGTYFVAGDAFNTDDYINALTFLGAAAIVTISTFVVLKYINQMKNDTASGELADENWDGIGEYKNAVPTGWAIAYIGVIIWMFWYFTVGYPINGFSQIGQWNEETNEYNAKFESKWQNPNEQTLNAMGQSIFLVQCAPCHGVDAEGIAGKAQDLTKRISKEQVEYVIRNGANNLTEAYPGGMPPMMLSEDADIKEVSAYVANGFKGEQPTAYATCATCHGDNGEGMPMVGPNIKSYDDSIVIAVLKQGKKGLLGHMPSFNERLNETQEKALASYIRSLGDK; via the coding sequence ATGAAATCTATGGTTATAGGTGGAATAATTCTTATCATCGCATTAATGGCAGGAACTTACTTTGTTGCAGGTGATGCTTTTAATACAGATGATTACATCAATGCATTAACATTTTTGGGAGCAGCTGCTATTGTTACAATTAGTACGTTTGTTGTTTTAAAATATATTAATCAGATGAAGAATGATACAGCAAGTGGTGAGCTAGCTGATGAAAATTGGGATGGAATTGGTGAGTATAAAAATGCAGTTCCGACAGGTTGGGCTATAGCATATATTGGTGTTATTATTTGGATGTTTTGGTATTTCACAGTTGGTTATCCAATTAATGGATTTTCTCAAATTGGTCAATGGAATGAAGAGACAAATGAGTATAATGCAAAGTTTGAAAGCAAATGGCAAAATCCAAATGAGCAAACTTTAAATGCAATGGGACAATCAATATTCTTGGTACAATGTGCACCTTGTCATGGAGTTGATGCAGAAGGAATTGCAGGAAAAGCTCAAGATTTAACAAAAAGAATTAGTAAAGAACAAGTTGAATATGTAATCAGAAATGGTGCAAATAATTTAACTGAAGCTTATCCAGGTGGAATGCCTCCAATGATGCTTAGCGAAGATGCTGATATTAAAGAAGTTTCTGCATATGTAGCAAATGGATTTAAAGGAGAGCAACCAACTGCTTATGCAACTTGTGCAACTTGTCATGGTGATAATGGAGAAGGAATGCCAATGGTAGGTCCAAATATTAAATCTTATGATGATTCTATTGTAATAGCTGTTTTAAAACAAGGTAAAAAAGGTCTTTTAGGTCATATGCCAAGCTTTAACGAAAGATTAAATGAGACTCAAGAGAAAGCTTTAGCTTCATATATTAGAAGTTTAGGAGATAAGTAA
- a CDS encoding CcoQ/FixQ family Cbb3-type cytochrome c oxidase assembly chaperone — protein MDYETLMTFQGYAKFFLILIVFILFYSYAFSMYRRQKKGERDFEKYSKLVHDDSSVSVPLEERDTKKVIGNKEK, from the coding sequence ATGGATTATGAAACACTGATGACATTTCAAGGTTATGCAAAGTTCTTTTTAATATTAATAGTATTTATATTGTTTTACTCTTATGCTTTTTCAATGTATAGAAGACAAAAAAAAGGTGAAAGAGATTTTGAAAAGTATTCTAAGCTTGTACATGATGACTCAAGTGTTTCTGTTCCTCTTGAAGAAAGAGATACTAAAAAAGTTATAGGTAATAAGGAGAAATAA
- the ccoO gene encoding cytochrome-c oxidase, cbb3-type subunit II yields MFHWLEQRPFFFAVMVFIFVSFAGVIEAIPDFAKQARPTVGTKPYTLLELTGRHVYIKDSCNACHSQLVRPFKSETDRYGMYSLSGEYAYDRPFLWGSKRTGPDLMRVGNYRTTDWHENHMRDPKAVVPGSIMPAYEHHFTNIADIETAYAEAYTVKTVFNTPYDQEGMPKLGTWEEAKAAALLEAKAIAADMKDEKVKQAVANGEVPEIVALIAYLNSLK; encoded by the coding sequence ATGTTTCATTGGTTAGAACAAAGACCGTTTTTCTTTGCGGTAATGGTATTTATATTCGTTTCATTCGCAGGTGTGATTGAAGCGATTCCAGATTTTGCAAAACAAGCAAGACCAACAGTTGGTACAAAACCTTATACATTGTTGGAATTAACAGGAAGACATGTTTATATTAAAGATTCTTGTAATGCATGTCATTCACAATTAGTAAGACCATTTAAATCAGAGACTGATAGATATGGTATGTACTCTTTAAGTGGTGAGTATGCTTATGATAGACCATTTTTATGGGGATCAAAAAGAACTGGTCCAGACTTAATGAGAGTTGGAAATTACAGAACTACAGATTGGCATGAAAACCATATGAGAGATCCAAAAGCAGTTGTTCCAGGAAGTATTATGCCTGCATATGAGCACCATTTTACTAATATTGCTGACATAGAGACTGCATATGCGGAAGCTTATACTGTAAAAACAGTATTTAACACTCCATATGATCAAGAAGGTATGCCAAAACTGGGAACTTGGGAAGAGGCAAAAGCTGCTGCACTTTTAGAAGCAAAAGCTATTGCTGCTGATATGAAAGATGAGAAGGTTAAACAAGCTGTTGCAAATGGTGAAGTTCCTGAAATTGTTGCATTAATTGCATATTTAAATTCTTTAAAATAG